The region TTCACCCATGTCGTGCTTTCGAGGGTTCGCGGACGGATGGTTGCTTCGACACCACCCATCTTACCGCGGCTCAAGAAGATGCGACATGGGTTCTTTCGTTCTATGCCCTCCAATGCTGATTTCAGGCGAATAACCAAGGTAGACATCTATCCGGGCCGGGATATACTCGTCGCGAAAGTCGTTTCGCTACGGTCAACGGGTGCGAGAACTGTGGCGTGTCGAACGAACTGTGCTTGCTCTTGAACGAAAGCAGAAGCAGACCACAGCTACAGCCAAGTCGTCGTGATCAGCCGCATGAATTCATACCGGTATTCAGGGGTGGACCCCAAATGATGAGGTCGATGGTTGTCCTCACCCCTTAGAAACAATATCTCGTCCGCTGAGACTCGGCGGTGAGCGCTGAACACAGGACGTGGCATCACATGCACCCGGAATTTGCAGCCGTAGTAGATTCCCTGGAGCCGTCTTTCCGACGCCTCATTGAAATGGAACCTGTTCGATACTCTGCGTTGCCCAAGCTGATCTCTAATTCTGGGATTTACTTGTTTTCCGAAGGTCCGCAGCACCTGTATGTTGGCCGCAGTCGAAACATCCGCAAGCGCCTCGCTCGCCACTGTCTGCCTAGTGCCACACACCGTATGGCGGCGTTCGCCTTTCGGCTTGCGCGCGAAGAGACTGGTCGGTTGAAAGCCACGTACAAGACCGAAGGCTCGCGACGCAAACTGATGGAAGATCCAGTTTTCCGAGCAGCATTCGAATCTGCGAAGGCTAGGATTCGCGAGATGGATGTGCGGTTTGTCGCCGAGGAAGATCCGCTTCGCCAAACCGTTCTCGAAGTCTACACAGCCGTAGCTCTCCGGACACCGTACAACGATTTCGATACGCATTGAGCTAGCGCAGGGCTTGGGTGTGTGGAGGTGACGAACAGCATGCGGACACCGCCATGGCCACCGTGCGTTACCGAAGAGCGGATCTAGCCGACGTGCCGGTGCTGGCCCGGCTTCGGCGCGAGGGCGAGGCGGGCGGAGCGTCCGAGGAGCGCATGCTGCGCTACCTGGCGGGTGAGCACCATCCGCAGCAGGCGCTGCCGCCGCGCGTGATGTGGATGGCCGTGGAAGGCGAGTCGCCGGTCGGGTACGTGGCGGGGCACCTCACGCGCCGCTTCGGCTGCGACGGCGAGCTGCAGTGGATCTACGTGGTGGCGGAGCACCGGCGGCGCCAGGTCGCCACGGCGCTGCTGCGCCTGCTCGCCGGGTGGTTCGCCGAGAACGGGGCGAGCCGCATCTGCGTCGATGTCGGGGACGACCGGGCACGCCCGTTCTACAGACGTCACGGCGCAGTGGAGTTGAA is a window of Longimicrobium sp. DNA encoding:
- a CDS encoding GIY-YIG nuclease family protein; protein product: MPKLISNSGIYLFSEGPQHLYVGRSRNIRKRLARHCLPSATHRMAAFAFRLAREETGRLKATYKTEGSRRKLMEDPVFRAAFESAKARIREMDVRFVAEEDPLRQTVLEVYTAVALRTPYNDFDTH
- a CDS encoding GNAT family N-acetyltransferase, with the translated sequence MATVRYRRADLADVPVLARLRREGEAGGASEERMLRYLAGEHHPQQALPPRVMWMAVEGESPVGYVAGHLTRRFGCDGELQWIYVVAEHRRRQVATALLRLLAGWFAENGASRICVDVGDDRARPFYRRHGAVELNRHWMVWDDIDGVLESSAVT